Proteins from a genomic interval of Lathamus discolor isolate bLatDis1 chromosome 19, bLatDis1.hap1, whole genome shotgun sequence:
- the LOC136023650 gene encoding inositol 1,4,5-triphosphate receptor associated 2-like gives MKPLAGTSLGKEEEEAQGLAHGCRRRQRQRIKGPSPSAQREEQAELAGLPVSPDEGRMSSPQGHPDRVLAGSEQSVEHVGEVPGTDRQEVAVHTRDSAGAKEDAQTPEEPLLSFPSELVVLERLGLHGVALTEQDVEAAFTHLALAFRCDVFTLQQRVQVEKRARDAAEENIQEELGQCRAALERLGPFCTDTGCRETLEQLQHSLAVLATAVERATSAAEKLGAVHQEARMSRAAEVMVQHVENLKRHHLREHTELEEMKRLIQQNSRNRQLAESQDDAEPRLRPHPLMRTFQQGSARRRVSIAVIPKQLLPGASPESRAALAGELERDGAQRWRSTQRSELEPQGQGSTVTGDPAAEAQDKGSSAGNKEPEQLGLMSKGAPEVLWRPWLFLPQHYWVFFWLLLLSIAFLLLIRALELQRLQSVASPKA, from the exons ggaggagcaggcagagctggcagggcTCCCTGTGTCTCCAGATGAAG GGAGGATGAGCAGTCCCCAGGGGCACCCAGACAGGGTTTTGGCTGGGAGTGAGCAGAGCGTGGAGCACGTTGGTGAG GTGCCAGGCACGGACAGACAGGAGGTGGCTGTGCACACCAGGGACAGTGCTGGGGCCAAGGAAG aTGCACAAACCCCAGAGGAGCCACTGCTGAGTTTCCCCAGTGAGCTCGTGGTGCTGGAGAGACTCGGCTTGCATGG GGTGGCTTTGACAGAGCAGGATGTGGAG gcagccttTACCCACCTCGCCCTGGCCTTTCGCTGTGATGTGTTCACCCTGCAGCAGCGGGTGCAGGTGGAGAAACGGGCACGGGATGCGGCAGAGGAAAACatccaggaggagctggggcagTGCCGGGCTGCTCTGGAG AGGCTGGGTCCGTTCTGCACTGACACGGGCTGCAGGgagacactggagcagcttcagcacagcctggctgtgctggcaaCTGCTGTGGAGCGGGCAAccagtgctgcagagaagcTGGGGGCTGTACATCAG GAGGCCCGGATGAGCCGAGCAGCAGAGGTGATGGTCCAGCACGTGGAGAACCTGAAGCGGCACCACCTGCGGGAGCACACGGAGCTGGAGGAGATGAAGCGCCTGATCCAGCAGAACTCCCGCAACCGGCAGCTGGCAGAGAGCCAGG ATGACGCGGAACCACGGCTGAGGCCTCATCCCCTGATGCGAACTTTCCAGCAG GGGTCTGCCCGCCGCAGAGTCAGCATCGCCGTCATCCCCAAGCAGCTCTTG CCAGGTGCCAGCCCTGAGAGCCGAGCGGCACTGGCCGGTGAGCTGGAGAGGGACGGGGCCCAGCGCTGGCGCAGCACCCAGAG GAGCGAGCTGGAGCCgcagggccagggcagcacCGTGACCGGGGACCCAGCGGCTGAGGCACAAGACAAAGGCTCAAGTGCAGGGAACAAGGAGCCGGAGCAGCTTGGACTGAT GTCCAAGGGGGCCCCAGAGGTGCTGTGGCGGCCATGGCTCTTCCTCCCGCAGCACTACTGGGTTTTCTTCTGGCTGCTTCTGCTGAGCAtcgccttcctcctcctcatccgtgccctggagctgcagcgGCTGCAGTCTGTGGCATCGCCCAAGGCCTAA